The Flavobacterium faecale genomic sequence ACACATAAGCGGTGGGGTGAGTAATGTGTCGTTTTCGTTTAGAGGAAATGATACCGTTCGTGAAGCGATGCACTCGGTTTTCTTGTACCACGCGATCAAAGCCGGAATGACAATGGGAATTGTAAACCCAGAGATGTTAACAATTTACGATGACATTCCGAAAGATTTGTTGGAGCACGTAGAAGACGTAATTTTGAACCGTCGCGATGATGCTACAGAGCGTTTACTAGACCTTGCAGAAAACGTAAGAGGCGATGTGAAGTCGAATGAAAAAGCGATACAAGAATGGCGTTCGGGAACTTTTCAAGAACGTATTACACATGCCCTTGTAAAAGGAGTAGACGAATTTATTGTTGCCGATGTTGAAGAAGCACGTTTGGCGGCTACAAAACCGATTGAAGTAATCGAAATCAATTTGATGGCGGGAATGAACGTTGTCGGAGATTTATTTGGAAGCGGAAAAATGTTTTTGCCTCAGGTAGTAAAATCGGCACGTGTAATGAAAAGAGCTGTGGCCTATTTGTTGCCTTACATTGAAGCAGGAAAACGCCCCCCAACCCCCAAAGGGGGAGTTAAGGACTCAAAGCACTGGGAAACTGCGAATAGGATGAACTATGGTTTATTGAAGGATTTTGCTAAAAAAATGCGTAATGAACCTACAGATGCAGAGAGGGTATTGTGGAGAGAATTAAGTGGTAAACAATTAGAAGGATATAAGTTTAGAAGACAACATATTATAGGTGATTATATTGCTGATTTTGTTTGTTTACAAGAGAATGTAATAATTGAGGTTGATGGATTAATTCATCAACTACCAGAAAACTTTGCTAGTGATGAAGAAAGAACTAAATGGTTGAATTCGGAGGGATATCAAGTAATCCGATTTACCAATGATGAGGTTTTATTTGAAATGGAAAAAGTTTTAACTCAAACTTATTCCGCACTGACGGCTCCCCCTCCGGGGGCTAGGGGGGCGGGAAAAATATTGATGGCAACAGTAAAAGGAGATGTTCACGATATTGGAAAGAATATTGTTTCGGTGGTATTGGCGTGCAACAATTACGAAATCATTGATTTGGGTGTAATGGTTGCGCCAGAAAAGATTATTGCAGCTGCTATAGAGCACAATGTGGATATTATTGGACTGAGTGGTTTGATTACGCCTTCGCTAGACGAAATGGTGTTTTTGGCCAAAGAATTGGATAAAAGAGGAAGTAAAATTCCGATTATGATCGGGGGAGCTACGACTTCGCGTGCGCATACAGCCGTGAAAATCGCTCCGCAATACAAGTCAACCGTAGTGCATGTAAACGATGCATCGAGAGCGGTTACGGTAGCAGGAAATTTATTAGACCAAAATAGCGAAACCTATACTGCCGGAATTCGTGAGGATTACGATGCTTTTAGAGAGTCATTTTTAAACCGTTCAAGAGATAAAAATTTCTTGACGATTGAAGATGCTCGTAAAAATAAAATGCAATTGGACTGGAACGAGTTCATACCCGTAAAACCAAAAGTGATTGGGGAGCAAATTATTGAAGTAGATTTGGATGTTTTAGTTCCTTATATTGACTGGACTCCGTTTTTTCAGACTTGGGAATTGTTTGGTAAATATCCAGCAATCTTGACGGATGAAGTAGTTGGTGAACAAGCAACAGCCGTTTTTGCAGATGCACAAGCGATGTTGAAAGTGATTGTGGCCGAAAAGAAATTACAAGCCAAAGGTATCTACGGAATTTTTCCTGCGAATCAAGTCAACGACGATGATATTGAATTGACAGACGAAAACGGAAAACCGTTGCAAACGTTCTTGACTTTGCGTCAACAATCTCAAAAAACCAAAGGAGCACCAAATATTGCGCTAGCCGATTTTATTGCGCCAAAAGACAATGGAGTAGTCGATTATATGGGTGCATTTTGTGTAACTACTGGTTTTGGAGTTGACGAATGGGCAGCCGAATTCGAAAAAGATTTTGATGACTACAATTCGATTATGGTGAAAGCACTTGCCGACCGTTTTGCAGAAGCTTTTGCAGAGTACCTACACGAAAAAGTACGTAAAGAGATTTGGGGTTATGCAGCAGATGAAATCTTGAGCAATGCCGAATTGATTAAGGAAACCTATGCCGGAATTCGTCCTGCACCAGGATATCCTGCTTGTCCAGACCACTTGGAAAAGCCAACAATCTGGAAATTATTAAATGTAGAAAAAGAAATAGGAGTAACTTTGACCGAGAGTATGGCTATGTGGCCCGCTTCATCTGTGTCAGGTTATTATTTTGGAAATCCAAAAGCAAGGTATTTTGGGCTAGGAAAAATAAAAGAAGACCAAGTAATTGATTATGCAAAACGTAGAAGCATCTCTACAGACAAAGCCACAAAATGGTTGAGTCCTAATATAGCAGATTAATCCCCCTAGCCCCCGAAGGGGGAACTCTAATCTTTGTAAATAAAAATTAGAGTTTGGAGGTAATTGTTAATTAATGCACATAAAGAATGAAAAACAATATAATTATTAACCAAATCGAGTCGAGTTTTTTAGACACGATTGTAATTCCCCCTTCGGGGGTTAGGGGGCTATGAAAGTAACACAACATTTAGAAAACGCCAAAGGAAAACCATTGTTCTCCTTCGAAATTGTACCGCCGCAAAAAGGAAGTAATATCAATGATTTATACGAAAATATAGATCCTTTGATGGAATTCAAACCACCTTTTATTGATGTAACTACTTCGAGAGAAGAGTTTGTTTACATAGAGAAAGACGGACTTTTTGACCGTCGTATTACACGTATGCGTCCTGGGACAGTTGGAATATGCGCTTCTATTCAGCATAAATATGGCGTAGATGCTATTCCGCACGTGTTGTGTGGTGGGTTTACTAAGGAAGAAACAGAATATCTATTGGTAGATTGCCATTATTTAAACATCGACAACTTGGTTGCATTACGTGGAGACCCGATGAAAGGCGAGAAATATTTCGAACCTGCAAAAGGAGGCCATGCTTATGCATCTGAATTGGTGAAACAAATCAAAGCGATGAATTCGGGTCAGTTTTTACACGATACCATGCCGATGAAAAGTGCACCCGATTTTTGTGTTGGTGTTGCCGGTTATCCAGAAAAACATATTGAAGCACCAAGTCTAGAAGCCGATCTAAAAAGGTTGAAAGAAAAAGTAGATGCGGGAGCAGATTACATTGTTACCCAAATGTTTTTTGATAATCAACGATATTTTAAGTTTGTTGAATCCGCAAGAGCAATGGGAATTACAGTGCCAATTATTCCTGGAATCAAACCAGTTGCAGTTAAGCGTCATTTACAATTGTTACCGCAAGTCTTTTGGTTAGATATGCCGGAGAGTTTGATAAGCGATGTCGAAAATGCCAAAGACAACCTAGCCGTTCGTCAAATTGGAGTAGAGTTTGCAGTGCAACAATCCAAGGAGTTAATTGAATTTGGTGCGCCTTGCGTTCATTATTACTCAATGGGGAAATCGGATAATATTTATAATATCGCAAGTCAGGTTTTTTAATCCATTCGATTATGAACATAAATAATAATTATAGAAAACAGCGCACTATTTGGTGTGCTGTTTTTGTTTGCATCCTATCGGTTTTTTCGTGTACTAAAATCGAAGAAGATATAGAAGCGCCTTTCGAAACCGTACCTCAAGCAGGCGTTGCAATTACTTTTGATGATGATTATGTTGATGAATGGTTTACTGTCAATACGATCTTGAAGCCATACGATTGGAAAGCTACATTTTTTGTTTGTGAATTCGAAAAACTAAAATACGAACAATTAAACAAGTTAAAAGAACTAAAAAAAGAAGGGCACGAAATAGGAGGTCACGGTTGGATACATCTGAAAGCAGCACCTTTTGAAAAACGACATGGTGCAGCAGGCTACTTAGATGACGAAATTTTACCTATGCTAGAAGACATGAGAGTACATGCGCTCCCCGTTCATTCTTTTGCATACCCGTATGGTTCACACGATGCAATCACAGATACGCTATTATTGCATGAGTTCAATATCATTAGAGGTACTACTTATGGAAGTCTATCGCCAAGTCAGCAAAAATGCTATTTTGACAATAACAGTCGTGTCCTACTAGGTTTAGGAATTGACAATAGCTATCCACAATTTAGTATTCCGTATTTTTTGTCGCTGGTAGAATATGCTAAACAAAATAATAAGATCGTTGTTTTTTATGCGCATAAACCCGTTTTGAAAGCCACGGGAAAATATGAGACAGAATACAAAACATTGATTGAAATTTGCAAATACATCAAGGCAAACAACATGAAATTTTATACCGTTTCAGAATTGTATTTAAAAGAGAAAAATAAGTAATTTTTTCAGGAGCTATTTTCACTCTTGATCTTTCGTGACTTTGCAATCTTTTCTTCTCTCAAAAATGTAATAATAAAGGGATTATCACTACTACCAGCCAGCTGGTCTAGGCTAGGGCATTTGCATTAATAAGAATATTTAGTTGCAAACCGCGTAATAAAAAAAAGCATCGTTTCCTGAAAAACGATGCTTTTTGCTTTATAATAATTTTAGGATCGGAGAATAAATCCTATTTGTTCTATGTAATTATAATACAGTCAAAAAAAAAAGAAGAATTATTCTTTTACAAATTTGTAAACTGAAACACCTTCTTTAGATTTTAAATTCAAAAAGTAAACACCAGTTTGCAATGCTGATACATTTACTTCAGAATTGCTTGAAGTTGTATTGATAACTTTTTGACCTTGCATATTCATAACTGCAACATTTTCGATTAAGCTAGTAGCACTAGTAAAATGCAACACATCATGCACAGGGTTAGGGTATACAACTACATCATTATTTGTAATTATCAAATTGCTCCCTAACGTAGTGCTTTGTACTGCACCAGTTAATATAGCATTTGTCGTAGTTAGATTACCACCACATTCAGATGCTGTTAACGCTGTATTCTCTGTCCATGTACCAAGGTTAATGTCGGGTGGATTTGGTAATGAAGCAGATGAATTCGAATAGATTAAACTGGGCTCTATAAAATCACCATTTCCGCTATCTGCTAAAAATTCCCATTTTAATGTAATAGCGTTCCATTTCAGCATGAACTCACAAGTTCCTAGTCCTCCACAATCTTGATCTCCATTGACAGGGGTAGTTGTATAAAAATTTCTTCCAGTAGTATCTGTTCCTGAATAATTAAAAATATAGTTTTGATCCTCGAATAAATCATGACAACCATTAAAGGTTATTGTCTGTGCATTTGAATACATACTTGACATGATGACTAGGCTATAAAGTATTTGTTTTATCATTTTCATAGGTTTTAACTTCTAGATGGAAATATACCTTGTAAGGCAATTATAAAGTTTACAGTTCTATAAGGCTGTATATTGTTGATAGATGAATTACCTCCAGCTGGACTGATCATTGTGCTTTTCATAATAACAGCATCAGTTGCTGCAGTAGAGTATTCTTTGTCAAGTACCTTTGTATTTGCTGGAAGTGCATTTGTGGGATCATTTGTATTTCCGTCTGTGCTTACTGCATTTACTGTATGACTATGTGAAGGCATTTGGGAAATATTCAATGTATTTGTTTCAGTACCTCCAGATTGACCTAAACTTCTTCCTGAAAGACCAGGTCCATTTCCGGGATGCATTGGTACTCTTCCTCTCAAATCAGGTAAAGCAAAGGTTGTTCTTCCATCGCCGCCGTAAGTTGTTCCTATAATGCTAAATAATGCTGTGTTTTGTGAGATAGCTAATAATTGTCCATCACAAAAAGCCCAACCTCTTGGTGCAAAATTACCTGCAAACATAGAAATTTGACCTAGTAAAGGATCTGTTTGTGCTACTGCTTTTGTAGACTAAAAGCTAATAAAAACGATTAAAAACAAAAAAGTAAATTTTCTCATAATTTTTCTGATTAAAAAGTGAATTTCAAATGTCAGAATAAATTTTAGATATTAAAAAAAAAATGAGGTTAATTTTTTGAATAATAATGGAAAAGTAACTTATAACAAAAAAGCACCATAAAAATGATGCTTTTTGCGTTAAGACTGAATACTAAAAACCGTAAACTGAAAACTTATTTAGTAATTTCCCTAAATATAGCTTCTAGGTTTTTATTTTTCTGATTGAGTTGTAGTGTTTTCAATCCATTTTCATTGGCAAAGTCAAAAACTGTGGGACGCATGTCTTTATCAGCTTTAAAAGTCAATTCCCATGTCATGTCGTGGGTGTTTTTATACGAAACTAAGTTTTCAATTTTGGCAATCACTTGCTCTTCTATTTTATAATCGAATTCCACTTCTAGAACCTGTTCTTTTTCTTCAGAGATGAGATGATCTAGTTTTTTATCGGCAACAATTTTTCCGTTGTTAATGATGATGACACGATCACAAATCGCTTCCACCTCTTGCATAATATGTGTAGAAAGGAAAACCGTTTTGTCTTTACCTACGTTTTTAATTACGTTTCTTATTTCGATCAACTGGTTTGGGTCCAGTCCTGTAGTTGGTTCATCCAAAATTAAAACATCAGGATTGTGAAGCAAAGCATTTGCTAGTCCTACACGTTGACGGTATCCTTTGGATAGCTGACCTATTTTTTTATGGCTTTCGCTTGCTAAACCAGTTAGCTGAATCACTTCATCAATTCTAGATTTTGCTACTTTGTAAACATCTGCATTAAAAGCCAAATATTCGCGAACATACAAATCCAAGTACAACGGATTGTGTTCTGGCAAATAACCAATAGATAACTGAACTGCTTTTGCGTTTAGTTGTACATCATGTCCATTCACAAGAGCGATTCCTGTATCAGCATTTAAATATGTAGTTAAGATTTTCATCAAAGTAGATTTCCCAGCTCCATTTGGACCCAAAAAACCAACAATTTCTCCTTTGTTTACCGAGAAAGAAATGTTGTCTAACGCTTTTTGAGCGCCATAACTTTTTGAAATATTTGTAACCGCTATAGACATAACTTTATTATTTGATACAAAAGTAAACAGAAAATTATTCAGTTTCGTATTTCAATTCGCAAATCGACGCATTTATTGGTGCTCATCGTCGTTAGAATTTGAACTTTTTGTAAATTTTATATCACGATTATGTTTTTAGATTATCAAATTGCTAAAAAATCTGTTTTTTGCTTCTTTTTCTATTGCTGATAAGGAAAAATCGATTGTATTTGTTGGTTTTTCTATATTTTTTTAAAATATTTGATATTTTTTTGGTATGATTTTAAAATAAGTTTTACATTTGCGACTCAAATTTATTACAAAGCATTACAGATGTCTAATAACCGATTTTATTTTAGCAACACTTATTTCTTCTTTAACGAGAAGTAAGGATTGTGCTATGGTTATTTGAGAAGTAAAAGAAACAAATAAAGATAATATACAATCCTGATGAAAATCAGGATTTTTTTTTGAGTTTATGGAAGCAAAAATTGCAATACAAGGTATAAAAGGATCATTTCATCATCAAGTGGTGAAGGAGTATTATAATGAAGAAGTTGCAATTGACGAGTGTTTGTCTTTTGAGGAATTGATTGATAGTTTGCTTTCGGGCAAATCAACACAAGCGGTTATGGCGATTGAGAACTCTATTGCAGGGCCAATTATTCCTAATTATGCTTTGATTGATAAGAATGATTTACACATCATTGGAGAGTATTATTTGAATATTTCTCAAAATTTGATGGCGTTACCAGGACAAAATATCGAAGATATTCAAGAGGTTTATTCGCACCCAATGGCTTTGTTGCAATGTATGGAGTTTTTAAAAAAATATCCAAACATTAAGATTGTTGAGGATAAAGATACGGCCGAGACAGCGCGCAGAATTCAAGCTAAAAACTTGAGAGGTATCGCTGCAATAGGTAGTACGGTAGCTGCAGAGATGTATGGATTGCAGATTTTGGCTCCCGCAATACAAACGATTAAAAACAATATGACTCGTTTTGTAATCATTAACAAGGAGAATTCGTTTGTACCTCAAAATGAGATCAACCGCGCTTCGATCAAATTTGAATTGGACCATAAAAGAGGAAGTTTGGCAGCGGTGCTAAATGTGATGAGTGATTGTAGGATGAATTTAACCAAAATACAGTCTCTGCCAAAAATTGAAACACCTTGGAAATATTCATTTTTTGTAGATGTTACATTTGAAGAATATGCCGATTTTGCCAAAGCAAAGTCATTGCTTGAGATTATGGCGGAATATTTTAAGATTTTGGGAGAGTATAAAAACACCAAACCGTCGGTATAATTTTTTTAGTTCGAAAGTTTAAAAAAGAATAACTCAGAAATGAGTAATACATAAAAGGTATGATTGCACTAGCGAATAGATTGAATACAGTTGAAGAATATTATTTCTCATCAAAATTGAGAGAAGTAAGACAGCTAGCTGCTGAAGGAAATCCAGTTATCAATATGGGAATTGGAAGTCCAGATTTGAGTCCGTCGCAAGACGTGATTGATGCAGTGATTGAAGGAATGAAGGATGAAAATGGTCATCAATATCAAAGTTATCAAGGGTTGCCAGAGTTGCGTAGCAGTATGGCTGACTTTTATCAAAATAATTTTGGAGTGACGGTTAATCCAGCAACTGAGATTTTGCCATTGATGGGATCGAAAGAAGGG encodes the following:
- a CDS encoding vitamin B12 dependent-methionine synthase activation domain-containing protein, yielding MAEKVARRNLVLSGLEPLIITPESVFVNVGERTNVTGSRKFLRLIKEEKYDEALSIAKEQVEGGAQIIDINMDEGMLDGEYAMVKFLNLIAAEPDIARVPIMIDSSKWHIIEAGLKVAQGKCVVNSISLKEGEEAFIHHAQLIKRYGAAAIVMAFDETGQADNYDRRVEICQRSYDILVNKVGFPAQDIIFDLNIFPVATGMDEHRLNALDFFRGTEWVRANLPHAHISGGVSNVSFSFRGNDTVREAMHSVFLYHAIKAGMTMGIVNPEMLTIYDDIPKDLLEHVEDVILNRRDDATERLLDLAENVRGDVKSNEKAIQEWRSGTFQERITHALVKGVDEFIVADVEEARLAATKPIEVIEINLMAGMNVVGDLFGSGKMFLPQVVKSARVMKRAVAYLLPYIEAGKRPPTPKGGVKDSKHWETANRMNYGLLKDFAKKMRNEPTDAERVLWRELSGKQLEGYKFRRQHIIGDYIADFVCLQENVIIEVDGLIHQLPENFASDEERTKWLNSEGYQVIRFTNDEVLFEMEKVLTQTYSALTAPPPGARGAGKILMATVKGDVHDIGKNIVSVVLACNNYEIIDLGVMVAPEKIIAAAIEHNVDIIGLSGLITPSLDEMVFLAKELDKRGSKIPIMIGGATTSRAHTAVKIAPQYKSTVVHVNDASRAVTVAGNLLDQNSETYTAGIREDYDAFRESFLNRSRDKNFLTIEDARKNKMQLDWNEFIPVKPKVIGEQIIEVDLDVLVPYIDWTPFFQTWELFGKYPAILTDEVVGEQATAVFADAQAMLKVIVAEKKLQAKGIYGIFPANQVNDDDIELTDENGKPLQTFLTLRQQSQKTKGAPNIALADFIAPKDNGVVDYMGAFCVTTGFGVDEWAAEFEKDFDDYNSIMVKALADRFAEAFAEYLHEKVRKEIWGYAADEILSNAELIKETYAGIRPAPGYPACPDHLEKPTIWKLLNVEKEIGVTLTESMAMWPASSVSGYYFGNPKARYFGLGKIKEDQVIDYAKRRSISTDKATKWLSPNIAD
- the metF gene encoding methylenetetrahydrofolate reductase [NAD(P)H] is translated as MKVTQHLENAKGKPLFSFEIVPPQKGSNINDLYENIDPLMEFKPPFIDVTTSREEFVYIEKDGLFDRRITRMRPGTVGICASIQHKYGVDAIPHVLCGGFTKEETEYLLVDCHYLNIDNLVALRGDPMKGEKYFEPAKGGHAYASELVKQIKAMNSGQFLHDTMPMKSAPDFCVGVAGYPEKHIEAPSLEADLKRLKEKVDAGADYIVTQMFFDNQRYFKFVESARAMGITVPIIPGIKPVAVKRHLQLLPQVFWLDMPESLISDVENAKDNLAVRQIGVEFAVQQSKELIEFGAPCVHYYSMGKSDNIYNIASQVF
- a CDS encoding polysaccharide deacetylase family protein, whose protein sequence is MNINNNYRKQRTIWCAVFVCILSVFSCTKIEEDIEAPFETVPQAGVAITFDDDYVDEWFTVNTILKPYDWKATFFVCEFEKLKYEQLNKLKELKKEGHEIGGHGWIHLKAAPFEKRHGAAGYLDDEILPMLEDMRVHALPVHSFAYPYGSHDAITDTLLLHEFNIIRGTTYGSLSPSQQKCYFDNNSRVLLGLGIDNSYPQFSIPYFLSLVEYAKQNNKIVVFYAHKPVLKATGKYETEYKTLIEICKYIKANNMKFYTVSELYLKEKNK
- a CDS encoding T9SS type A sorting domain-containing protein, producing the protein MIKQILYSLVIMSSMYSNAQTITFNGCHDLFEDQNYIFNYSGTDTTGRNFYTTTPVNGDQDCGGLGTCEFMLKWNAITLKWEFLADSGNGDFIEPSLIYSNSSASLPNPPDINLGTWTENTALTASECGGNLTTTNAILTGAVQSTTLGSNLIITNNDVVVYPNPVHDVLHFTSATSLIENVAVMNMQGQKVINTTSSNSEVNVSALQTGVYFLNLKSKEGVSVYKFVKE
- a CDS encoding phage tail protein, whose product is MFAGNFAPRGWAFCDGQLLAISQNTALFSIIGTTYGGDGRTTFALPDLRGRVPMHPGNGPGLSGRSLGQSGGTETNTLNISQMPSHSHTVNAVSTDGNTNDPTNALPANTKVLDKEYSTAATDAVIMKSTMISPAGGNSSINNIQPYRTVNFIIALQGIFPSRS
- the gldA gene encoding gliding motility-associated ABC transporter ATP-binding subunit GldA — its product is MSIAVTNISKSYGAQKALDNISFSVNKGEIVGFLGPNGAGKSTLMKILTTYLNADTGIALVNGHDVQLNAKAVQLSIGYLPEHNPLYLDLYVREYLAFNADVYKVAKSRIDEVIQLTGLASESHKKIGQLSKGYRQRVGLANALLHNPDVLILDEPTTGLDPNQLIEIRNVIKNVGKDKTVFLSTHIMQEVEAICDRVIIINNGKIVADKKLDHLISEEKEQVLEVEFDYKIEEQVIAKIENLVSYKNTHDMTWELTFKADKDMRPTVFDFANENGLKTLQLNQKNKNLEAIFREITK
- a CDS encoding prephenate dehydratase gives rise to the protein MEAKIAIQGIKGSFHHQVVKEYYNEEVAIDECLSFEELIDSLLSGKSTQAVMAIENSIAGPIIPNYALIDKNDLHIIGEYYLNISQNLMALPGQNIEDIQEVYSHPMALLQCMEFLKKYPNIKIVEDKDTAETARRIQAKNLRGIAAIGSTVAAEMYGLQILAPAIQTIKNNMTRFVIINKENSFVPQNEINRASIKFELDHKRGSLAAVLNVMSDCRMNLTKIQSLPKIETPWKYSFFVDVTFEEYADFAKAKSLLEIMAEYFKILGEYKNTKPSV